One segment of Rosa chinensis cultivar Old Blush chromosome 6, RchiOBHm-V2, whole genome shotgun sequence DNA contains the following:
- the LOC112169624 gene encoding eukaryotic initiation factor 4A-15, which yields MAGAAPEGSQFDARQYDAKMNELLGSDGQDFFTSYDEVHDSFDVMGLQENLLRGIYAYGFEKPSAIQQRGIVPFCKGLDVIQQAQSGTGKTATFCSGILQQLDYGLLDCQALVLAPTRELAQQIEKVMRALGDYLGVKVHACVGGTSVREDQRVLSSGVHVVVGTPGRVFDMLRRQSLRPDCIRMFVLDEADEMLSRGFKDQIYDIFQLLPPKIQVGVFSATMPPEALDITRKFMNKPVRILVKRDELTLEGIKQFHVNVDKEEWKLETLCDLYETLAITQSVIFVNTRRKVDWLTDKMRSRDHTVSATHGDMEQNTRDIIMREFRSGSSRVLITTDLLARGIDVQQVSLVINYDLPTQPENYLHRIGRSGRFGRKGVAINFVTKDDERMLFDIQRFYNVVIEELPANVADLL from the exons ATGGCTGGCGCTGCACCGGAAGGATCTCAATTTGACGCTCGTCAATACGATGCGAAGATGAACGAGCT ACTTGGATCTGATGGACAAGACTTCTTCACCTCGTATGATGAGGTTCATGACAGTTTTGATGTCATGGGACTGCAGGAGAACCTTCTCAGGGGCATCTATGCATATG gttttGAGAAGCCCTCTGCAATTCAGCAAAGGGGAATTGTTCCCTTCTGCAAGGGACTTGATGTGATTCAACAGGCACAATCTGGAACTGGAAAAACAGCCACTTTCTGCTCTGGAATTTTACAGCAGCTTGATTATGGCCTACTCGATTGTCAGGCACTAGTTCTTGCACCTACCCGTGAACTTGCTCAACAGATTGAGAAGGTTATGCGGGCTCTGGGTGACTATCTCGGTGTCAAAGTTCATGCTTGTGTTGGTGGGACCAGTGTTCGTGAAGATCAACGTGTCCTCTCTAGTGGAGTCCATGTTGTTGTTGGTACACCTGGTCGAGTATTTGACATGTTGCGGAGACAGTCTCTCCGTCCAGATTGCATTAGGATGTTTGTGTTAGATGAAGCTGATGAAATGCTCTCACGAGGTTTCAAGGATCAG ATCTATGACATTTTCCAGCTGCTACCACCCAAAATTCAGGTGGGAGTTTTTTCTGCCACAATGCCACCAGAAGCCCTTGATATCACCAGGAAGTTCATGAACAAACCTGTGAGGATTTTGGTGAAACGTGATGAGCTCACTCTTGAGGGTATCAAGCAGTTCCATGTCAATGTTGACAAGGAGGAGTGGAAACTCGAGACGCTTTGCGATCTTTATGAGACCTTGGCAATCACCCAGAGTGTCATCTTTGTGAACACCAGGCGCAAAGTTGATTGGCTGACAGACAAGATGCGCAGCCGTGATCACACGGTCTCTGCCACCCATGGTGACATGGAGCAAAACACTAGGGACATCATCATGAGAGAGTTTAGGTCTGGTTCTTCTCGTGTGCTCATAACAACTGATCTGTTGGCCCGTGGTATTGATGTCCAGCAGGTCTCTCTTGTGATTAACTATGACCTTCCAACACAGCCGGAAAACTACCTTCATCGTATTGGTCGTAGTGGTAGGTTTGGGAGGAAGGGTGTTGCTATCAACTTTGTGACCAAGGATGATGAAAGGATGTTGTTCGACATCCAGAGGTTCTACAATGTTGTAATTGAGGAGCTGCCGGCTAATGTTGCTGATCTTCTTTAA
- the LOC112169625 gene encoding uncharacterized protein LOC112169625 isoform X2: protein MEKVDPKLEVKIKEAKKLIAKMAQDKLQFTYTLEEKIFDQFSLESWLRYLNAQNDRLKYLLIKEMKKMDLLQMLVDKIRCTDNTYQKNSIKECLSAQEMNNHKLHCQMVHGSKSLRKEKQLLEDMKLSQQEDKFVSFWTQLEEQLGVYHADWRFDPMKQILLLHHQMPVLIITGDAVKDRIIEFRDLEWRIQSCGVALRNEYEAIAINNVNGKSAVKGKTWTPLGSKKALQEQVKVAGKKIDELRKTQLALGLGKIISQVERESEAMKRGIDSWRKKFPELNQRKDKLYLHYLKPIDEQPCSMRLETLSFYYY, encoded by the exons ATGGAGAAAGTGGATCCTAAATTAGAAGTCAAAATCAAAGAGGCTAAGAAGCTGATTGCAAAGATGGCTCAAGATAAACTTCAGTTCACTTATACATTAGAAGAAAAGATA TTTGATCAGTTCTCTTTGGAGTCGTGGTTGCGATACCTGAATGCCCAGAACGACCGTCTCAAATATTTATTGATCAAGGAGATGAAGAAAATGGATCTATTGCAAATGCTGGTAGACAAGATTCGTTGCACTGACAACACCTACCAAAAAAATTCAATTAAGGAATGCTTGTCAGCACAAGAAATGAATAATCAT AAATTGCATTGCCAGATGGTACATGGAAGCAAGAGTTTGAGAAAGGAAAAGCAGCTTTTGGAAGATATGAAACTGAGCCAGCAGGAGGATAAGTTTGTTTCATTTTGGACTCAATTGGAAGAACAACTTGGTGTTTATCATGCT GATTGGCGCTTCGATCCAATGAAACAGATTTTGTTGTTGCATCACCAGATGCCAGTTTTGATCATTACAGGAGATGCAGTTAAAGACCGCATAATAGAATTCAGAGATCTTGAATGGAGAATACAAAGTTGTGGAGTTGCACTGCGAAATGAATATGAAGCCATTGCTATTAATAATGTGAATGGTAAGTCTGCTGTGAAGGGAAAAACTTGGACTCCTTTGGGTTCAAAAAAAGCCTTACAGGAGCAAGTTAAG GTTGCTGGTAAGAAAATAGATGAATTGAGAAAAACCCAATTGGCTCTTGGTCTTGGGAAAATAATTAGTCAAGTTGAGAGAGAATCAGAAGCCATGAAAAGGGGTATAGATTCATGGAGGAAGAAATTTCCAGAGTTAAATCAGAGGAAAGATAAATTGTATTTACACTATTTGAAACCCATAGATGAACAGCCATGTTCCATGAG GTTGGAAACTTTATCTTTCTATTACTACTGA
- the LOC112169625 gene encoding uncharacterized protein LOC112169625 isoform X3, whose amino-acid sequence MEKVDPKLEVKIKEAKKLIAKMAQDKLQFTYTLEEKIFDQFSLESWLRYLNAQNDRLKYLLIKEMKKMDLLQMLVDKIRCTDNTYQKNSIKECLSAQEMNNHKLHCQMVHGSKSLRKEKQLLEDMKLSQQEDKFVSFWTQLEEQLGVYHADWRFDPMKQILLLHHQMPVLIITGDAVKDRIIEFRDLEWRIQSCGVALRNEYEAIAINNVNGKSAVKGKTWTPLGSKKALQEQVKVGNFIFLLLLTQ is encoded by the exons ATGGAGAAAGTGGATCCTAAATTAGAAGTCAAAATCAAAGAGGCTAAGAAGCTGATTGCAAAGATGGCTCAAGATAAACTTCAGTTCACTTATACATTAGAAGAAAAGATA TTTGATCAGTTCTCTTTGGAGTCGTGGTTGCGATACCTGAATGCCCAGAACGACCGTCTCAAATATTTATTGATCAAGGAGATGAAGAAAATGGATCTATTGCAAATGCTGGTAGACAAGATTCGTTGCACTGACAACACCTACCAAAAAAATTCAATTAAGGAATGCTTGTCAGCACAAGAAATGAATAATCAT AAATTGCATTGCCAGATGGTACATGGAAGCAAGAGTTTGAGAAAGGAAAAGCAGCTTTTGGAAGATATGAAACTGAGCCAGCAGGAGGATAAGTTTGTTTCATTTTGGACTCAATTGGAAGAACAACTTGGTGTTTATCATGCT GATTGGCGCTTCGATCCAATGAAACAGATTTTGTTGTTGCATCACCAGATGCCAGTTTTGATCATTACAGGAGATGCAGTTAAAGACCGCATAATAGAATTCAGAGATCTTGAATGGAGAATACAAAGTTGTGGAGTTGCACTGCGAAATGAATATGAAGCCATTGCTATTAATAATGTGAATGGTAAGTCTGCTGTGAAGGGAAAAACTTGGACTCCTTTGGGTTCAAAAAAAGCCTTACAGGAGCAAGTTAAG GTTGGAAACTTTATCTTTCTATTACTACTGACTCAGTAG
- the LOC112169626 gene encoding uncharacterized protein LOC112169626 yields the protein MADYNRSKSYGGSGTMQMDNYYGPPRAPPSSYEIRSYSVSYAQAQMGNYNYNNRDLKKGKTHSRSKSSSWALADPELQRKKRVASYKMYSVEGKVKGSFRNSFRWLKVKCRELIYGLS from the coding sequence ATGGCTGACTATAACAGATCAAAGTCCTATGGTGGCAGTGGGACTATGCAGATGGATAACTACTATGGACCCCCAAGAGCACCACCCAGTTCTTATGAGATCAGGAGTTACAGTGTTTCCTATGCACAGGCCCAGATGGGGAATTATAATTACAACAACAGGGATTTGAAGAAGGGGAAGACTCATTCTAGGTCAAAGTCTTCTTCTTGGGCTCTGGCTGATCCTGAGttgcagaggaagaagagggttgCTAGCTACAAGATGTATTCTGTTGAAGGAAAGGTGAAGGGCTCCTTCAGAAACAGCTTCAGATGGCTTAAGGTTAAGTGCAGAGAATTGATTTATGGGCTATCCTGA
- the LOC112169625 gene encoding uncharacterized protein LOC112169625 isoform X1, whose protein sequence is MEKVDPKLEVKIKEAKKLIAKMAQDKLQFTYTLEEKIFDQFSLESWLRYLNAQNDRLKYLLIKEMKKMDLLQMLVDKIRCTDNTYQKNSIKECLSAQEMNNHKLHCQMVHGSKSLRKEKQLLEDMKLSQQEDKFVSFWTQLEEQLGVYHADWRFDPMKQILLLHHQMPVLIITGDAVKDRIIEFRDLEWRIQSCGVALRNEYEAIAINNVNGKSAVKGKTWTPLGSKKALQEQVKVAGKKIDELRKTQLALGLGKIISQVERESEAMKRGIDSWRKKFPELNQRKDKLYLHYLKPIDEQPCSMRYKSQHYISTQLITEEFHYNNPTN, encoded by the exons ATGGAGAAAGTGGATCCTAAATTAGAAGTCAAAATCAAAGAGGCTAAGAAGCTGATTGCAAAGATGGCTCAAGATAAACTTCAGTTCACTTATACATTAGAAGAAAAGATA TTTGATCAGTTCTCTTTGGAGTCGTGGTTGCGATACCTGAATGCCCAGAACGACCGTCTCAAATATTTATTGATCAAGGAGATGAAGAAAATGGATCTATTGCAAATGCTGGTAGACAAGATTCGTTGCACTGACAACACCTACCAAAAAAATTCAATTAAGGAATGCTTGTCAGCACAAGAAATGAATAATCAT AAATTGCATTGCCAGATGGTACATGGAAGCAAGAGTTTGAGAAAGGAAAAGCAGCTTTTGGAAGATATGAAACTGAGCCAGCAGGAGGATAAGTTTGTTTCATTTTGGACTCAATTGGAAGAACAACTTGGTGTTTATCATGCT GATTGGCGCTTCGATCCAATGAAACAGATTTTGTTGTTGCATCACCAGATGCCAGTTTTGATCATTACAGGAGATGCAGTTAAAGACCGCATAATAGAATTCAGAGATCTTGAATGGAGAATACAAAGTTGTGGAGTTGCACTGCGAAATGAATATGAAGCCATTGCTATTAATAATGTGAATGGTAAGTCTGCTGTGAAGGGAAAAACTTGGACTCCTTTGGGTTCAAAAAAAGCCTTACAGGAGCAAGTTAAG GTTGCTGGTAAGAAAATAGATGAATTGAGAAAAACCCAATTGGCTCTTGGTCTTGGGAAAATAATTAGTCAAGTTGAGAGAGAATCAGAAGCCATGAAAAGGGGTATAGATTCATGGAGGAAGAAATTTCCAGAGTTAAATCAGAGGAAAGATAAATTGTATTTACACTATTTGAAACCCATAGATGAACAGCCATGTTCCATGAGGTACAAGTCACAACATTACATTAGTACACAACTCATCACAGAAGAATTTCATTACAATAATCCAACTAATTAA
- the LOC112172253 gene encoding probable magnesium transporter NIPA9, whose translation MWESILLTLAATAGNNIGKILQKKGTVILPPLSLKLKVIRAYALNRAWLIGFLMDIFGALLMLRALSLAPVSVIQPVSGCGLAILSIFSHFYLKEIMNAVDWLGITLAGIGTIGVGAGGEEQKASAISIFHLPWLAIVVAILFVLLNAWLRIYRRQRKEQELMEYEVVEEIIYGLESGILFGMASVISKMGFVFLEQGFPSILVPICLIISICCSGTGFYYQTWGLKHGRAIVVSTCAAVASIVTGVLAGMLALGERLPSAPTARLTLMLGWVFIIGGVILLVSSTRLVRHLPRSLRHVDKSFNVRKSGSTRVRESNPSTVIQASTLHHLMPTSSKEKA comes from the exons ATGTGGGAGTCGATCCTTCTGACGTTGGCGGCGACCGCCGGAAACAACATCGGAAAAATTCTTCAGAAGAAGGGCACCGTCATTCTTCCGCCTCTCTCTTTGAAGCTCAAG GTGATAAGGGCATATGCCTTGAACAGAGCTTGGTTGATAGGTTTTCTGATGGATATATTTGGAGCCTTGCTCATGTTGAGAGCACTGTCTCTTGCTCCT GTATCTGTCATCCAACCGGTTTCTGGGTGTGGACTTGCTATCCTTTCGATATTTTCCCATTTTTATCTGAAGGAAATCATGAATGCTGTTGACTGGCTGGGGATTACTTTAGCAGGCATTGGCACTATAG GAGTTGGTGCTGGAGGTGAGGAGCAAAAGGCTTCTGCTATATCTATCTTCCATCTACCATGGTTGGCAATTGTGGTCGCCATCTTGTTT GTGCTCCTTAATGCTTGGCTACGAATCTACAGACGTCAACGAAAAGAACAGGAGTTG ATGGAATATGAAGTTGTAGAAGAGATTATATATGGCTTGGAATCTGGCATTTTGTTTGG AATGGCATCTGTAATATCAAAGATGGGCTTTGTGTTCTTGGAGCAGGGTTTCCCCAGCATACTAGTTCCTATATGCTTGATAATCAGCATATGTTGTAGCGGTACAGGGTTTTACTACCAG ACTTGGGGTTTAAAGCATGGGAGGGCAATTGTAGTCTCTACATGTGCTGCTGTGGCATCAATTGTTACTGGTGTTCTTGCTGGTATGCTTGCTTTGGGTGAAAGATTGCCTTCAGCGCCAACCGCTCGTCTTACACTTATGCTTGGATG GGTATTTATAATTGGTGGGGTGATTTTACTTGTGAGCTCAACACGGCTGGTGCGTCACCTTCCTCGGTCTTTACGACATGTTGATAAGAGCTTCAATGTTAGAAAATCCGGGTCTACCCGTGTTAGGGAGTCCAACCCTAGCACTGTTATCCAGGCATCAACTCTGCATCATTTGATGCCTACTTCTTCCAAAGAGAAGGCTTGA